Below is a genomic region from Spirosoma radiotolerans.
GTATATCTGGCCGATCCCAATATGCAGCCTAATCTTTCCGAAGAGCGGGCTTACCTGGTCCAGCGTCAACTCCGGCCCGACGCCCGCACGGACATGGTTCACGAACTTCGTGACCTTGGTATACGCCCGACGGCGATGATCGACATTTCGGACGGTCTGGCTTCTGAACTACTTCACATTTGCCACCAATCCGGGACCGGAGCGGTAATTTTTGACGAAAATATACCCATCGATGACCAGACGCATCTGGCCGCTGACGAGTTTAAAATCAGCCCCATTACGGCAGCTTTAAACGGGGGCGAAGATTACGAACTCCTGTTTACCGTTCGGCCGCAGGAATTCGAAAAACTAGCCACGAACGCTCGAATCACCGCCATTGGCTATTTGACCGATACGCCATCACAAATCGTGTTGGCCACTAAGGCCGGGCAGCAGACACCAATTCGTGCCCAGGGTTGGAATACAGCTGCGGATTAAATTAATTGGTAGGAACAGGCTCATTGATTTGCAATGAAAAAGACAGGTATTCAGGCGGCTTATTACTTCGAGTAAATCAGTCCAGCGGTTTTACGCCTTTTTCTATAACCAAGTTCTACCTCAGACAAAAAATGCAGAAGCGGGTTCGATTCGATTTTGAGTTTTATTTTACGAATGGCGGCAGTTTGACTGGTCAGGACTTCCGGCTGGATATTGACGGTGAAGACATTTCTGACCAGGCATTAGCCGACTATGTCATCGCCGATTTACGCCTGCTAATGGTTGGACAAACCCGTATTTTCAACAAAAAAATCATTACCGAAGCGCATAAGCGAAAGCCGGTAGCATCATCGTCCGGCCAACGCAGTAAGCTGATTGACCTGAGCCATATAATTGAAAACGGGCTTATCACCTATAAAGGCTTACCCGCTCCCATCGTCTGTGATTACCTAAGCCGGGAAAACTCGCGTCAACTTTATGAAGCGGGAACGGAGTTTCAGATTGGCAAAATTGAGATGGTAACCAATACCGGCACCTACCTGGATTGCCCCTTTCATCGGTACGAACAAGGAAAGGATTTGTCGGAGGTTAGCCTTGACGCCTTCACCGATCTGGAAGGAACCGTCATTCATGTACCACACACAGATACACTGGCAATTACGGAAAAGCATCTGCAACAGTACGAAATCCGAAACCGGGCCGTTCTGATCCATACTGGCTGGGCTGACTTCTGGAATACAGAAGCCTACTACGAACATCATCCGTTTTTGACTGCCGATGCCGCTTTGTATTTACGGGACTGTGGCGCCAAACTAGTGGGCATCGATTCGCACAACATTGATGATACAACAGGCAAAAGTCGTCCGGTACACACGACATTATTAGGCGCAGATATATTGATTGTTGAACACCTGTGCAATCTGGAACTGCTACCAACAACAGGCTTTACCTTCAGTGCTACACCCCCCAAGTTCAGAGGAGTCGGCACATTTCCGGTGCGGGCGCTGGCGAAGGTATATTGAAGCCGTGGGTACACTATCCCTGCTTAACGTAGGTATAAATCAATTCCGACACGGTAGCCATCGTAGCTACTGTAGCCTTGTCATCTTTGATGTCTTTCGATAAAAGTACCAGAACATATTTTCGGCCATCGGGCAGGAAAACGATGCCGGAATCGTGCCGGACGCCAGCGATTGAGCCTGTTTTATGAGCTACCTTCACATCGCGGGGTAGCTTCCCTGGAATAGCATCGTTGAATTTCTGATCGAGCAACGTCTTAATCATGGCATTTGAGGCCTGCGGGTTCACCGCTTTCCCGATGGCGATCTTCTCAAAAATCACCATCAAATCATAAGCCGTTACCGTATTGTTAAGCCCCTGTGCAAACGCTTTGCTATCTTCTACACCCCGCCTTACCTGAATGTCCTTAGCCCCCAGGTCGCGCATGGTTTGGGTTACGTTTTGCGCCCCGACCCGCTCAATGACCATGTTTGTAGCCAGATTGCTGCTCACGATAATCATGTCATACACCAGGGCTTCCAGTGTACGCTTCGTCCCAATGGCTTTGTAGATGTTTGTATCGCTGTCTTCGGTAGCATGCAGGCTGTAGGTGCTCCCATCGACAATGCTTTTGAACTCGGTCTTGATTGTCAGGGAATCCGACAGCGCCAGTTTATGTTGAGCAGCCTGTTTGTAAACTTCGATCATAACGGGCGTTTTCATGGTACTGGCCGCATGAAACACGTCCCGCTCTCGAACGAGCAATTCGTTTCCCGTGGCTAAATCCCTGAAGGCCACCGCAAAAACGCCGGGTTGTTTGCTCAACTCCTGCTCTATTTGTTTACGTAATTGAGGCATTGTCAGCCGGGGTTGAGCAGACACCGATTGCCAATGCGTCAATAAACAAAGAAAATTCAGAATCAGAACTACAGCTTTACCTTGTGCTAAACCCATATCTACAGAAAGACGTTTGATGATCGTAAGATCAAAAATGCAGTCAAATCCGCAGCTTTCCTCATTTAACCCGCACGAATTTCGAATAGCAAGGTTGTGCCTGGTTGCAGTTTGTCAGTAGCATCAGCATATCCTGCTGCACCACCATCCGCTGCTGAAAGGGAATTGTAGCCCGGTTGGTATTAATGAAAAAGTTAATGAAAAGGCTGTCGGGATAGGTTGCATCGACCCGATAATACTTGATTGGCGCATAATACGTCATCTCGCTCCCACTGTGCGTTAGCTGGCCATCGGCACCGAAGGTAAGGGTCTGGGCGGGCGTGGGTGTATAATATTTTGTGGTATAGAACGATGTGTCGCGTTTGACAAAGACGGTATCCTTCTCGGTTATGAGTGAATCCTTCTTAATGACCTGACCGCCTACCGTCACGGAAACAGTATCGTGCTGGGTAACGAGGACTTCGGTAAGGACCGATTTAACCGAATCTTTGGAGAAGTAACGCTCTACCAACCGCCAGGTGCCCGTAATACGGGAATCGCCCGGTCCCGGAGAGAAACTGGTCGCCGTATCCTTACAGTCGATAAGAAGGCTCGCCAGTAGCAGAGCCAAACTAAGGTAGAGTGTTTTTTTCACGAGGTAAGTAGCTGTTCGTTAGCTTAACGAACACAAGGCTTTCACCATTGCTTCGTTCGTTGAACGGAGTCTGTCTTTTATAGCAACTCCGGCTGCTCAACCCGATGATCGGATTGGGTAGCCGGAGCCATAAACAGAAGCCGATAAAAAAGGTCTAAACAAACTCCATGCCTCTTTCTTTGGCATCGGCCACAAAGCTCTTCACTTTTTGCTCTTCTTCTTTCCGACAGATCATCAGTACGTTATCATACTCGGCCACAATGTAACCGTCCAGACCATTGACAACCACTAACCGATCTTTCGGCGTTTTAATGATGCAGTTTTTAGTATCGTATAACATAATATGCCCGTCGATCACATTGAGGTCATCGTTTTTATCGGATACCTCGTAAAGCGATTTCCAGGTACCGAGATCCGACCAGCCAAAATCACTTAACACAACATAAACGTTGTCGGCTTTTTCCATCACCCCGTTGTCGATGGAAATGCTACCGGTTAGTGAGTACGCTTTATCGACAAAAGCTTTTTCTCGTTCCGTATAATAGGTGTCGCTTCCCTCAGCAAAAATCTCGGCGATTTCGGGCAGATAGGTTTCAAACGCCTTGATGATGGATTGTACATTCCAGACGAAAATACCGGCATTCCAGACGAATTCACCGCTTTCAACAAACTGCTGCGCCAGTTCAAGATGTGGTTTTTCCGTAAACGTTTTTACTCGCCGTGGAGCCGAATTTTTGTTGGTATTTTCCGACTCTGTAATGTACTGAATGTAGCCATAACCCGTGTCCGGGCGGCTCGGCTGAATGCCTAGCGTGACCAGAATATCCTGATCTTTGGTCGCATCAAGAGCCGACTGGATTGTTCGCTTAAACTCTTCTTCCTTCAGAATAATATGGTCGGCGGGAGCAACAACGATGTTTGCTTGCGGGTCGCGCTGTGCAATTTTATAACAGGCATAGGCAATACAGGGAGCGGTGTTCCGCGCAATGGGCTCGCACAATACCTGATCGTCAGAAAGTTGCGGAAGCTGCTTCTGGCAAAGGTCTTTGTAAAGCGAACTGGTAACGATATAAATATTTTCGGGAGGGCAAACGCCATCGAAACGATCAGCGGTTTGTTGCAACAGGGTTCGGCCCGTACCGAGCACATCGTGGAATTGCTTGGGATAACTCGTGCGACTGAAAGGCCAGAAGCGCGTTCCGACGCCCCCCGCCATGATTACAACGTAGGTATGATTCATGGATGCTAGACTAATTTATGACAAAAATGCCACTATAAAGTTAATTTACGAAGTGCCAGTTTTGTTTCACAACTAAAAGTATCCATAAAGTTTAAAAATAAAACCTATAGTATACAAAATAAACCAACACATTGATTACACCCTATACAACCTAATAGTCGCCCCCAATTGTTCGAAGGAGAGCAACGGCATACTGAACTTCCTGACTACGAAGCTGTACCAACTGCTGTTCTGTCGTCAAAACGGTTCGTTGCGCATCGAGTACTTCCAGATAAGTAGCCAGTCCACGGACATACAATTCACGGTTATATTGCTCCGTCCGGCGAGCTAGCGTCAGTGTTTGCGCCTGTAAATCAAGCTGCTGACGAAGCAGTGTCAGGTTGTCAAGCGCGGTTTCTGCATCCCGCTGGGCCAGTTGGAGAGCCTGTAAATAAATTTGCTGATTTGTTTGCGTTTGCTGCCGGGCCAGTGCAATGTTTTGCCGGGCCCGATGGCCTTCGTAAATCGGCACGGACGCATTGACGCCTACAATGTACGTAGCTGCACTGGGCGTAAACCACGAGCCGATTTTACCCGATAAAATACCGCCAGAGCCAATAAGCGTAACCCGTGGCTGCGTGCTTGCTTGCTGGAGAATAACCTGGGCTGCAGCCACCTGATTCTGCCGGATATACTGGACTAGATCAGGTCGGCGCTGAAGCTGGTCGGCGGTGACGCTGGCGTAGGGGTAGGTTGGCACTGTAGATGGCAACGCACCCGACGGAATGGAAAATGTAGTGGGATCCTGACCACATAGTTGAGCCAGTCCGTTCACTAATTCGACACGAGCCCGTTCCAGACCTTTGAGCGTAACCTGTAAACCAGCATAATCGGTTTCGGCCCGTTGCACATCGATCTGGTTGATTAACCCAACCCGGAAGCGTTCCCGAAGAATGGATAATGTGGTATCCCGCGATTGGATATTCCGACGAAAAACGGCTTGCTCAGCGTCATTACCCCGGATGAGCATGTACGTCCGGGCAATATCAGACGCCAGCGAGAGCCGGAAAGAAAGGTAGTCTGCATCACTGGCCTGCGCCTGTAAATTGGCGACCGTTATGCCACCCCGGATGCGTTTGAATAAATCCAGTTCATAACTGGCATCAATTGGCAGCAATTGAAACGTGTTCAACTGAAAACGCGGCAGCAAATCCGACTGATTGGCGACAGAGAGCGGTCGGCGTTCAGACAAACTCTGGGTTGTTACCAAGGCCGAGCTTCGCAGGGAGGGTGACAAAAACGATTGGGCAACTCGCAGTCGAATCCGCGACTCTTCCAGGCGGCTCAAGGCAGCCCGCAGGTTAGGACTATTATCCAAACCCAATTGAATCAGCGATTCCAGCGTGGGGTCGCTAAACCGACGAAAACCACTAACGGTTAAGGTTGGACTTAGATCAAGAGCTGTAACGGTTGCTCCCGGCACGGCATTACCGGCTGGAGTAGGCCCCTGTGGCTGCACTGTACCCGGTGCATTGGCAGGACCAGCGCTGGGTTGAACCGTAACGGAGCCACCTGGAGCATTCAGGGGAGCCGTTTGTGCATTGACCTGGCCGACGAACAGACTAAAAAAGAAAACACTACTGAAAAATTTGATCATCGCTGAGCTATTGTTTTGCCGGCTGCGGCCTTTCGAAATCTTACTTTTTGACCATCCCGTAACCGGTCATTAGGATTTGTAACAACAAGTTCCTGGCCCGTCAGACCATTCACGGCTTCAAGCGTTGTTCCATAGTCGCGTCCTAGCGTAATCGGCACAAAGTGAACGCGCTGACCCGCATCAACCACCACGACACGCGGCCCTTCGGCGGTGATCTGTAAGGCGTTTGCCGGAATCAGAACGGGTGCCTGAGCGCTGATCATATCGAACTTAACCAGGCTATACAGCCCCGAAGGTAACCCCTGTTTCGGATTTGGAATAACGACTTCGGCCAATAATGTTCGGGAATCGCTCCGCAACGCCCCGGACGTATGCATAACCGTCCCCTTAAACGCTTGATTTTTCAATTCAGGAATAACGACCGTAGCAGGCATGCCAATTTTCATATATTGGTAATACGTCTGTGGCACATCGACAAAAACGCGCAATGACCCGACTTCCGACAAGGTAAATAGCGGTTGTCCAACGCCCGGCGAGACAATGGTTCCGTTTTCAGCGGTCCGGCTGGTGATGATCCCACTAAAGGGTGCCCGGATCTGCTGTAAGTTTTTCAACGCTTCGAGCCGACCCAGATTGGCCTGCGCCACGGTCACGGCCGACTTGCGGGTGTCAATATCCTGCCGTGCAATGGCACCGGGCAGTTGAACGCTCTGCAACCGGTCCAGGTTGACCTGCGCCAGTTGCTGGTCGGCTTTAGCGCGGGCAATGTCCTGATCAAGTTCCGGCGCATCAATGGTAGCCAGCAATTGTCCCTGCTTTACTTTCGCGCCAATATCGACATACCAGCGACGCAAAAAACCCTGTGTCCGCGCATACAGAGGTGTCTGCCGAAAGGGTTGAATTTGCCCCGGCAAGGTCAGCCCGGTTGTATCGGACGAGTGCTTCAGTGGCACGGCGTTCACAATCGGATCACGGTTCTTTTCTTCCGAGACAGCGGCTTTCAATTCCTGCGTATTGCGGATGCGCGGCAGTACACCGAAAAAGACAAACACCGCGATAAGCAGTAGCAAAGGAATGAGTATACGGAGTGCTTTCATAAGGATGATTGACCGGTTAAGGTGTCTATCTGCACGACGGCCTCTTTATTGAGTGGCCCGTACAAATGGGGGAATGGTTCCTGATTCGTGGCCAGTTCATAGCGCAAATCACTGGTTAGCTTATCGGTATCAACGTGCAGGAGCAGCAAGTCAGGCACGTGTTGATAATAGCGACTTAACGTTCCGGCCACCTGCTCTTTCGTAGACAGATGAATAAACCCTTCTGTCTGCAGGCTGGTGGCTTCGTAACTGGGCTGGCTTTCCTGCCTTGCCCAGTCGGCGGCTGAAACGATATGATAAATCAAGTTCATAATATTGGTTTTTGTCATTCCGACGAAGGAGGAATCTTATACTCTCCTGTCAGGCAACTTTAAGATTCTTCCTTCGTCGGAATGACAAAAAATTACATAGGTTTTGGCTTCCGGGCCAGATAGCTAAAGACGACGGGAACGAATAACAGTGTAGTAAACGTAGCCAGCAGCAAACCGCCAATAACAGCGCGGCCCAATGGCGCGTTTTGCTCCCCTCCTTCACCCAGACCCAACGACATGGGCAGCATACCGATTATCATGGCAATAGCTGTCATCAGGATTGGCCGTAGCCGGGTTCGTCCCGCTTCGAGAGCCGCTTCGTAGGCATTTCCACCGACTTCAGGCAAATGATCTTTAGCGAAACTGACCAGCAAAATACTATTCGCCGTGGCCACACCAACGCTCATGATTGCGCCCATCAGCGAGGGAATGCTAAAAGTTGTTCCCGTCAGAAACAGCATCCAGACCATGCCGCACAAGGCGCCGGGCAAAGCCGTAATGATGATGAACGGATAACGAAACGACTGAAAATTGACGACCATGAGCAGATAAACCAGTAAAGCCGCAAAAACAATACCCAGGCCCAGTCGGCTAAACGCGCTCTCCATGCTTTCGACCTGTCCCCGAATCGAGACGACATTACCCGGTTTCAGCTGTGTCTTGTATTCAGCCGTGATTTCTTCCAGCGCTTTGGCAACAGAGCCCAAATCGGTTTTTTCGACTGATGCATACACGTCGTAAGTCGGCTGAGTATTGACCCGATTGATGATGACCGGCGCTGTGGTACGCTTCATGGTCATTACGTTGCTGAGCAGTTGCGGGGTAGCCCGATCGGCCTGTCCCGCAGCAATCGGTGTCTGCAGCAACTTGTCGTAGGAATCCAGTTTGTAAGGGGGCGTCTGCACGGCAATAATGTACGGAAAACCACTAACCGGATCGGGCCAGAAGTTGGGGCGGGTTTGCCCGGTTCCACTTAAAGATATATTTAAGTTGGTGGCCACCCGTTGCTCCGTCAGGCCAAACTGCCCGGCGCGTTCCCGATCAACATTCAGGAAGAGTTCGGGGGCATCCAGTACCTGGTGTAAGTGTACATCCACCGCGCCCGGCACCTGTGCGATTTTAGTTTCCAGCTCGCGGGCAACTTTCAGGTTATTTGCCCGATCAAAGCCGGACACCTGCACGTCGATGGCGGCCGTCAGACCAAAGTTCAGGATTTGGCTAACAATATCGGCGGGCAGAAAAAAGTACGTAACATCGGGCATTTCTTCGCGCAACCGGGCCCGCAACTCCCGCACATAGTCCGCGGTTGGATGCGACCGCTCCTCACCAAGAGAAATCAACAACTCTGCATCGGCCGAACTGGCGGATGAGTTATCGGAAAAGAAAAAGTTATAGCGTTCCGACGTCAGACCAATGTTGCTGATAACCGAGCTTATTTCCTCTTCCGGAATCACCTCCCGCACAATCTCGGCGGTTTGGGCCGTTATCTGCTCCGACGATTCAAGCCTTGTTCCGGCTGGCGCGCGCAGATGCAATCGAATTTGCCCTCCATCGACCTGCGGAAAGAAATCACGCCCGACAAAGGGCAACAATACGCCCGTAAAAACAATCACTACCAGAAACACACCCAACACCACCCGACGGTTGTTGAGTACCCATTCCAACGCCCGGATATAGCGTAGTTGAAACCGCTCGAAACCCTCGTTAAACCGGTTATAAAAGCGCGCAAAGGCATTTGGCCGTTT
It encodes:
- a CDS encoding cyclase family protein → MQKRVRFDFEFYFTNGGSLTGQDFRLDIDGEDISDQALADYVIADLRLLMVGQTRIFNKKIITEAHKRKPVASSSGQRSKLIDLSHIIENGLITYKGLPAPIVCDYLSRENSRQLYEAGTEFQIGKIEMVTNTGTYLDCPFHRYEQGKDLSEVSLDAFTDLEGTVIHVPHTDTLAITEKHLQQYEIRNRAVLIHTGWADFWNTEAYYEHHPFLTADAALYLRDCGAKLVGIDSHNIDDTTGKSRPVHTTLLGADILIVEHLCNLELLPTTGFTFSATPPKFRGVGTFPVRALAKVY
- a CDS encoding serine hydrolase; translation: MPQLRKQIEQELSKQPGVFAVAFRDLATGNELLVRERDVFHAASTMKTPVMIEVYKQAAQHKLALSDSLTIKTEFKSIVDGSTYSLHATEDSDTNIYKAIGTKRTLEALVYDMIIVSSNLATNMVIERVGAQNVTQTMRDLGAKDIQVRRGVEDSKAFAQGLNNTVTAYDLMVIFEKIAIGKAVNPQASNAMIKTLLDQKFNDAIPGKLPRDVKVAHKTGSIAGVRHDSGIVFLPDGRKYVLVLLSKDIKDDKATVATMATVSELIYTYVKQG
- a CDS encoding mannose-1-phosphate guanylyltransferase, with translation MNHTYVVIMAGGVGTRFWPFSRTSYPKQFHDVLGTGRTLLQQTADRFDGVCPPENIYIVTSSLYKDLCQKQLPQLSDDQVLCEPIARNTAPCIAYACYKIAQRDPQANIVVAPADHIILKEEEFKRTIQSALDATKDQDILVTLGIQPSRPDTGYGYIQYITESENTNKNSAPRRVKTFTEKPHLELAQQFVESGEFVWNAGIFVWNVQSIIKAFETYLPEIAEIFAEGSDTYYTEREKAFVDKAYSLTGSISIDNGVMEKADNVYVVLSDFGWSDLGTWKSLYEVSDKNDDLNVIDGHIMLYDTKNCIIKTPKDRLVVVNGLDGYIVAEYDNVLMICRKEEEQKVKSFVADAKERGMEFV
- a CDS encoding efflux transporter outer membrane subunit; amino-acid sequence: MIKFFSSVFFFSLFVGQVNAQTAPLNAPGGSVTVQPSAGPANAPGTVQPQGPTPAGNAVPGATVTALDLSPTLTVSGFRRFSDPTLESLIQLGLDNSPNLRAALSRLEESRIRLRVAQSFLSPSLRSSALVTTQSLSERRPLSVANQSDLLPRFQLNTFQLLPIDASYELDLFKRIRGGITVANLQAQASDADYLSFRLSLASDIARTYMLIRGNDAEQAVFRRNIQSRDTTLSILRERFRVGLINQIDVQRAETDYAGLQVTLKGLERARVELVNGLAQLCGQDPTTFSIPSGALPSTVPTYPYASVTADQLQRRPDLVQYIRQNQVAAAQVILQQASTQPRVTLIGSGGILSGKIGSWFTPSAATYIVGVNASVPIYEGHRARQNIALARQQTQTNQQIYLQALQLAQRDAETALDNLTLLRQQLDLQAQTLTLARRTEQYNRELYVRGLATYLEVLDAQRTVLTTEQQLVQLRSQEVQYAVALLRTIGGDY
- a CDS encoding efflux RND transporter periplasmic adaptor subunit; amino-acid sequence: MKALRILIPLLLLIAVFVFFGVLPRIRNTQELKAAVSEEKNRDPIVNAVPLKHSSDTTGLTLPGQIQPFRQTPLYARTQGFLRRWYVDIGAKVKQGQLLATIDAPELDQDIARAKADQQLAQVNLDRLQSVQLPGAIARQDIDTRKSAVTVAQANLGRLEALKNLQQIRAPFSGIITSRTAENGTIVSPGVGQPLFTLSEVGSLRVFVDVPQTYYQYMKIGMPATVVIPELKNQAFKGTVMHTSGALRSDSRTLLAEVVIPNPKQGLPSGLYSLVKFDMISAQAPVLIPANALQITAEGPRVVVVDAGQRVHFVPITLGRDYGTTLEAVNGLTGQELVVTNPNDRLRDGQKVRFRKAAAGKTIAQR
- a CDS encoding DUF952 domain-containing protein encodes the protein MNLIYHIVSAADWARQESQPSYEATSLQTEGFIHLSTKEQVAGTLSRYYQHVPDLLLLHVDTDKLTSDLRYELATNQEPFPHLYGPLNKEAVVQIDTLTGQSSL
- a CDS encoding efflux RND transporter permease subunit, with the translated sequence MWIVRLALEKKYTIAVMALLIIIMGGLSVTQMPTDIFPRINIPVVSVIWGYSGLSTNEMEKMITNFSETSLINNVSDIQRLESQTYNGTAVLKIFFQPSVKIEEALAQVTAISQTILVRMPPGTQPPLIVRYNATDVPVLQLGLSSDSLTEAQITDYAQTRVRPQISTVPGSRLSQAFGGKTRQIAVDLEPDQLVAYNVTPEEVTNAVAAQNLTLPGGSLRLAEREYNVRLNSKPDVITTLNDIPIKTIGSTTVHMRDVANVHDGAAVQSNIVKQDGSKGVLMRIVKTGNASTTQIVDKIKNQILPTVRAAAPSNLRLEALFDQSVFVRASIKGVLVEGMIAALLTAGLILLFLGSWRSTLIVAISIPLSILASLIVLYLMGETLNIQTLGGLALAIGILVDDATVTIENIHRNEELGMPLRQAILEGAQQIATPTLVSTLTICIVFTSVLFLEGPARFLFGPLAEAVVFAMLASYILSRTLVPALADLMLKGESQHGHETAKRPNAFARFYNRFNEGFERFQLRYIRALEWVLNNRRVVLGVFLVVIVFTGVLLPFVGRDFFPQVDGGQIRLHLRAPAGTRLESSEQITAQTAEIVREVIPEEEISSVISNIGLTSERYNFFFSDNSSASSADAELLISLGEERSHPTADYVRELRARLREEMPDVTYFFLPADIVSQILNFGLTAAIDVQVSGFDRANNLKVARELETKIAQVPGAVDVHLHQVLDAPELFLNVDRERAGQFGLTEQRVATNLNISLSGTGQTRPNFWPDPVSGFPYIIAVQTPPYKLDSYDKLLQTPIAAGQADRATPQLLSNVMTMKRTTAPVIINRVNTQPTYDVYASVEKTDLGSVAKALEEITAEYKTQLKPGNVVSIRGQVESMESAFSRLGLGIVFAALLVYLLMVVNFQSFRYPFIIITALPGALCGMVWMLFLTGTTFSIPSLMGAIMSVGVATANSILLVSFAKDHLPEVGGNAYEAALEAGRTRLRPILMTAIAMIIGMLPMSLGLGEGGEQNAPLGRAVIGGLLLATFTTLLFVPVVFSYLARKPKPM